The Scyliorhinus canicula unplaced genomic scaffold, sScyCan1.1, whole genome shotgun sequence genome window below encodes:
- the LOC119960762 gene encoding probable G-protein coupled receptor 139, which produces MAAADLMVIVWNVILHRIATIYWINTFLLHTPVCRFILFMSPAAIDISVWLTVSFTFDRLVAICCQKLKTKYCTEKTAVVVITTVSSLLCLKNIPWPFLYSSYYNWMQFGCMLSTNFFFDPIWIAYSWIEQLLTPVIPFFLILLFNIVTIRRILIASRGRMSLRKHSSDRDEKDPELMNRRRSIILLFAISSSFILLWITTVIYFIYVRITTAFRRRYQSTTFPDFQEAGIMLQLLSSCTNTAIYTITQRKFRNLLLSSIKYPFTLLGKLVKFGGKHY; this is translated from the coding sequence ATGGCGGCAGCCGATCTCATGGTTATCGTCTGGAATGTAATCTTACATCGCATTGCTACAATATATTGGATTAACACATTCCTGCTCCACACTCCCGTTTGCAGATTCATTCTCTTCATGTCTCCCGCTGCAATCGACATTTCTGTTTGGTTGACTGTCTCTTTTACCTTTGATCGCCTGGTGGCCATTTGCTGTCAGAAGCTGAAAACCAAATACTGCACCGAGAAAACTGCTGTTGTTGTCATCACCACTGTGAGCTCGCTGCTCTGCTTGAAGAACATTCCCTGGCCCTTCCTGTATTCCTCTTATTACAACTGGATGCAGTTCGGGTGCATGCTGTCCACAAATTTTTTCTTTGATCCGATTTGGATAGCATATTCTTGGATTGAGCAGCTGCTAACCCCAGTGATTCCATTCTTTCTGATTTTGTTATTTAATATTGTCACCATCAGACGCATTTTAATAGCCAGTCGCGGCCGAATGAGCCTCCGGAAGCACAGCAGTGACAGGGATGAAAAGGATCCTGAGCTGATGAACCGGAGACGATCCATTATTTTactctttgcaatatccagtagtTTTATCCTACTCTGGATAACGACAGTTATATATTTCATATACGTTAGAATTACGACGGCCTTCAGGAGAAGATACCAATCTACTACCTTTCCTGACTTTCAAGAGGCTGGGATTATGCTGCAGCTTCTGAGCTCCTGCACCAACACAGCTATTTACACAATAACCCAGAGAAAATTCAGAAACCTGCTGCTCAGTTCGATCAAATATCCCTTTACACTGTTAGGGAAATTAGTGAAATTTGGAGGAAAACATTACTGA